The following proteins come from a genomic window of Trifolium pratense cultivar HEN17-A07 linkage group LG4, ARS_RC_1.1, whole genome shotgun sequence:
- the LOC123924113 gene encoding protein VAPYRIN-like, whose amino-acid sequence MEKLVEVCEPAEVRIEFTLHTKCRTTIQLKSLNPTKPIAFKIQTSSPNKFLVNPPSGLIPPLSISTFQIILKPQSHLPRSYPRSPSDKFLIKTAEFSNFSSNSSESTHSDTDSINSWFATRPYGFSTYDIKLKVAFVGKFLLYDAVSRGDLECVRSLIKRQRSMLLELNPAESESLLRVASELNNPDDMVHVLLEAGLRICEAVGSGNFKGSDDVHVAGGNIIACEEQHVEDVEQGKSVLEASRQGNVRELESLLRRGVNFNYRDNYGLTPLHAAAFKGHKDVVLMLCKAGLDLECEDNEGHVPLHMAVESGDIETVKIFVDKGVNLNAMNKRGVTPLFMAKVWDHEDVCKLLVSKGAYSTLALTLA is encoded by the exons ATGGAGAAGCTAGTAGAAGTATGCGAACCAGCAGAGGTTCGGATAGAATTCACACTCCACACCAAATGCCGAACCACAATCCAACTCAAATCACTAAACCCAACCAAACCAATAgctttcaaaattcaaacctCATCACCCAACAAATTCCTAGTTAACCCACCGAGTGGACTCATTCCACCACTCTCAATTTCCACCTTCCAAATCATCCTCAAACCACAATCTCATCTCCCTCGTTCTTACCCTCGTTCACCCTCCGACAAATTCCTCATCAAAACGGCTGAGTTTAGTAACTTTTCATCCAACTCGTCTGAGTCAACTCACTCCGATACCGATTCAATTAACTCGTGGTTTGCTACTCGTCCTTATGGATTTTCAACTTATGATATTAAACTCAAAGTTGCGTTTGTTGGGAAGTTTCTTTTGTATGATGCTGTTTCTCGTGGTGATTTGGAATGTGTTAGGAGTTTGATTAAACGGCAGCGTTCTATGCTTTTGGAATTGAACCCTGCTGAGTCTGAGTCGCTTTTGCGAGTTGCTTCTGAGTTGAATAACCCGGATGATATGGTTCATGTTTTGCTTGAAGCTGGGTTGAGAATTTGTGAGGCCGTTGGATCTGGTAATTTCAAGGGCTCTGATGATGTACATGTGGCTGGTGGGAATattattgcttgtgaagaacaACAC gtgGAGGATGTGGAGCAAGGAAAATCGGTGTTAGAGGCATCAAGGCAAGGAAATGTGAGGGAACTTGAATCCCTATTAAGAAGAGGTGTGAATTTCAACTACCGTGATAATTATGGCTTAACACCACTTCATGCTGCAGCATTTAAAGGGCACAAGGATGTGGTGTTAATGCTTTGTAAGGCAGGGTTGGACTTAGAATGTGAGGATAATGAAGGTCATGTACCCTTGCATATGGCAGTGGAAAGTGGTGATATTGAGACTGTTAAGATTTTTGTTGACAAGGGTGTGAATCTTAATGCTATGAATAAGAGGGGTGTCACACCTTTGTTTATGGCTAAAGTTTGGGATCATGAGGATGTGTGTAAGTTGCTTGTTAGCAAAGGAGCATATTCCACTCTTGCTCTTACATTAGCTTAa